Proteins from a genomic interval of Bos mutus isolate GX-2022 chromosome 26, NWIPB_WYAK_1.1, whole genome shotgun sequence:
- the PPRC1 gene encoding peroxisome proliferator-activated receptor gamma coactivator-related protein 1 isoform X6 gives MVKDFPDALLQEEGDDSGFVSLSRLGPCLRDKDLEMEELILQDGALLGTMHSYMDASLISLIEDFGSLGESRLSLEDQNEVSLLTALTEILDNADSENLSPFDSIPDSELLVSPREGSSLHRLLSLSRTPPERDLITPTDPLGPSTGSSRVEMALADPPWDFSPPSFLETSSPKLPSWRPPRSRTRWGQSPPPQQRSDGEEEEELAGFSSEMLAGELNNSVSSIPDFPMHLACPEEEEKTAAAAEMAVQAAGDESISSLSELVRAMHPYCLPNLTHLTALEDELQEQPDDLTLPEDCVVLEIVGQAATAGNDLEIPVVVRQIPAGPQPVLLDDTLEVSPALQLLMPSLEVETEVAVPKETLCPEDEGLSLDSKEKLEAASMLEPREVMEPVAPKGPQNPPANATLSSQRARKGRRKKSKEQPAACAEGYTRRLRSASRGQSTAVPEVTSQGGSLPQEDLQREVGPPHGRGKPRAWARAWAAALEKPSSANLESSTEQASPAKEDPVDLCPSLVDPIQANPVSTHLSLVDSAQADPMPLDSLEADSTVVDPGPTATDTEPVDPVLTNIASANSELVEPLPADPVLADSAAADPTVVVPISDNLSPVDAVLVKSVQVDSVPNDLSPVDPVLVKSRPTDPRRGAVSSAQRNPGAQLLLESESSEPPKANSPEVREVIGPLKGETGTSTTTQEVRPRPLSLSEYRRRRQQRQPEAEERTPQPPAGKWPSLPETPTGLADIPCLVIPLAPAKKTAPQRSPEAAPEACFGSVGPSPASPSPEPPATKPMASAPTEQVPSQEKLLPARLLPPAVQPMPPKMPTALPFPTGGLGMTPALPLPTNGQAVPNLPPPPLQPPSVPMSLGPVPPDPYTHYASVPPWPCYPPVSPSGYPCLPPPPTVPLVSGTPGAFAVPPTCNVPWVPPPAPVPPYNSNCTYGPLGWGPGLQHPPFWPAVPPPPLPLTSVGRAVPPPKVEPGGIPAGSPESVPAVPMAPPLSLGAAGQGAPQTEPTKVEVKPVPASPHLKHRASSPVHSPRIKAPPCVSAENVAVEEPASERLKPELQETRPKEKPPSPVDKAVPTPAPRQSTTTKLPVVHPARLRKLSFLPTPRTQGPEAVVQAFISEIGIEASDLSSLLEQFEKSEAKKECPPPAPADSLAVGNSGSVDTPQEKRPLDRLQAPELANVAGLTPPATPPHQLWKPLAAVSLLAKAKSPKSTAQEGTLKPEGVTEAKHPAAARLHEGVRGPSPVHVGSGDHDYCVRSRTPPKKTPALVIPEVGSRWNVKRHQDITIKPVLSLGSVTSVPPGTAASQKPLDHRTSREQADPQTPCLAPSALLSPEASPCRNDTNTRTLPDPSAKQQSVRCYRKACRSASPPSRGWQGRRGRSSRSVSSGSTRTSEASSSSSSSSSSSSRSRSRSLSPPHKRWRRSSCSSSGRSRRCSSSSSSSSSSSSSSSRSRSRSPSPRRRSDRRRRYSSYRSHDHYQRQRVLQKERAIEERRVVFIGKIPGRMTRSELKQRFSVFGEIEECTIHFRVQGDNYGFVTYRYAEEAFAAIESGHKLRQADEQPFDLCFGGRRQFCKRSYSDLDSNREDFDPAPVKSKFDSLDFDTLLKQAQKNLRR, from the exons GGCGCTCGCAGATCCCCCTTGGGACTTCTCTCCACCTTCCTTCTTGGAGACCTCCTCCCCTAAGCTTCCTAGTTGGAGACCCCCAAGGTCAAGAACCCGCTGGGGCcagtcccctcctccccagcagcGTAGtgatggggaggaagaggaggaactgGCTGGCTTCAGCAGTGAGATGCTTGCTGGGGAGCTTAACAACTCTGTGAGCAGCATCCCGGACTTCCCCATGCACCTAGCCTGtcctgaggaggaagagaaaacagcagcagcagcagagatggcaGTACAGGCAGCTGGAGACGAGAGCATCTCCTCCTTGAGTGAGCTGGTGCGGGCCATGCACCCGTACTGCCTACCCAACCTCACCCACCTGACGGCGCTCGAGGATGAGCTTCAGGAGCAGCCAGATGACTTGACACTGCCTGAGGattgtgtggtgctggagattgTGGGTCAGGCGGCCACAGCTGGCAATGACCTGGAGATCCCAGTTGTGGTGCGACAGATCCCTGCTGGCCCCCAGCCTGTGCTCCTGGATGACACACTAGAGGTCAGTCCAGCCTTGCAGCTGCTCATGCCATCACTAGAGGTGGAGACAGAGGTTGCTGTTCCCAAGGAAACCCTCTGCCCTGAGGATGAGGGCTTGTCACTGGACTCAAAGGAAAAGTTGGAGGCAGCCTCCATGTTGGAGCCCAGGGAGGTCATGGAGCCAGTGGCGCCCAAGGGGCCTCAGAACCCACCAGCCAACGCCACGCTAAGTTCCCAGAGGGCTCgaaagggcaggaggaagaagagcaaGGAGCAGCCAGCTGCCTGTGCAGAGGGCTACACCAGGAGGCTGAGGTCGGCCTCTCGTGGGCAGTCTACAGCTGTTCCAGAGGTGACCTCTCAGGGAGGCAGCCTGCCTCAAGAGGACCTTCAAAGAGAGGTTGGGCCTCCCCATGGTAGAGGGAAGCCCCGGGCTTGGGCTCGGGCCTGGGCAGCTGCCTTAGAGAAACCCAGCTCTGCGAACTTGGAGAGCAGTACTGAGCAAGCTAGTCCTGCTAAAGAAGATCCTGTAGACCTCTGCCCCAGCCTGGTTGACCCTATCCAAGCCAACCCTGTTTCAACGCATCTCTCACTGGTTGACTCTGCTCAAGCTGACCCCATGCCACTTGACTCTCTTGAAGCTGATTCCACTGTAGTTGACCCTGGTCCCACTGCGACTGACACTGAACCTGTTGACCCTGTGCTGACTAACATTGCTTCAGCGAACTCAGAGCTGGTTGAACCCCTCCCAGCTGATCCAGTCCTGGCTGACTCAGCAGCAGCTGACCCTACAGTGGTTGTTCCCATCTCAGACAACTTGTCTCCAGTTGACGCTGTCCTGGTCAAGTCAGTACAGGTTGACTCTGTTCCCAATGACCTGTCTCCAGTTGACCCTGTACTAGTTAAGTCTAGGCCAACTGATCCCAGACGTGGTGCAGTATCATCAGCCCAGAGGAATCCAGGTGCCCAGCTCCTCCTGGAATCAGAGTCTTCAGAGCCCCCAAAGGCCAACAGTCCTGAAGTCAGGGAGGTTATAGGTCCTCTGAAGGGAGAAACTGGTACCAGTACCACAACCCAGGAAGTCAGGCCTCGGCCTCTTAGCCTGTCTGAGTACCGGCGACGAAGGCAGCAGCGCCAGCCAGAGGCCGAAGAGAGGACCCCTCAGCCTCCAGCTGGGAAGTGGCCCAGCCTCCCAGAAACTCCCACAGGGCTGGCAGACATCCCTTGTCTTGTCATCCCTCTAGCCCCAGCCAAGAAGACAGCTCCACAGAGAAGTCCTGAGGCGGCTCCTGAGGCTTGCTTTGGGTCTGtgggccccagccctgcctcccctaGTCCTGAGCCACCTGCGACCAAACCTATGGCCTCAGCTCCTACTGAGCAGGTGCCATCCCAAGAGAAACTGCTGCCAGCACGACTGctacctcctgctgtgcagcccatGCCCCCCAAAATGCCCACTGCTCTGCCTTTTCCCACGGGTGGGCTGGGCATGACTCCTGCGCTGCCCCTTCCCACAAATGGGCAAGCTGTGCCCAATCTGCCCCCACCACCCCTGCAGCCTCCTAGTGTTCCGATGTCTCTGGGGCCAGTGCCACCTGATCCCTATACTCACTATGCCTCTGTGCCACCCTGGCCTTGTTATCCTCCCGTGTCCCCTTCTGGCTATCCTTGCCTGCCCCCCCCACCAACGGTGCCCCTAGTGTCTGGTACTCCAGGTGCCTTTGCTGTGCCCCCCACTTGCAATGTGCCTTGGGtacctcctcctgccccagtcccaCCTTATAATTCCAACTGTACCTACGGGCCCTTGGGATGGGGCCCAGGGCTGCAACACCCTCCATTCTGGCCTGCTGTTCCTCCACCTCCATTGCCTCTAACCTCAGTTGGAAGAGCTGTCCCCCCACCCAAGGTGGAGCCTGGTGGCATCCCAGCTGGCTCTCCTGAAAGTGTGCCAGCTGTGCCAATGGCTCCTCCCCTCAGTCTTGGGGCAGCTGGCCAGGGAGCTCCACAGACAGAGCCCACCAAGGTGGAGGTCAAGCCAGTGCCTGCATCTCCCCATCTGAAGCACAGGGCATCCTCCCCGGTGCACAGCCCGCGGATCAAGGCTCCACCGTGTGTGTCTGCTGAGAATGTGGCTGTTGAGGAGCCTGCATCAGAGAGGCTAAAGCCTGAGCTGCAGGAGACTAGGCCCAAGGAGAAACCACCCTCTCCTGTTGACAAGGCTGTTCCCACACCGGCACCAAGGCAGAGCACTACCACCAAACTGCCTGTTGTCCACCCAGCCCGTCTAAGGAAACTGTCCTTTCTACCTACCCCACGTACCCAGGGTCCTGAGGCCGTGGTGCAGGCTTTCATCAGTGAGATTG GAATTGAGGCGTCGGACCTGTCCAGTCTGCTGGAGCAATTTGAGAAATCAGAAG ccaaaaaggAGTGCCCTCCCCCGGCTCCTGCTGACAGCCTGGCTGTAGGAAACTCAGG CAGCGTTGACACTCCCCAGGAGAAGAGGCCCCTAGACCGGTTACAAGCCCCAGAACTGGCCAACGTGGCAG GGCTCACCCCTCCAGCTACCCCTCCCCATCAGTTATGGAAGCCCCTGGCTGCTGTCTCTCTGCTGGCCAAAGCCAAATCTCCTAAGTCCACCGCCCAGGAGGGAACCCTGAAGCCTGAAGGAGTTACAGAGGCCAAACATCCAGCTGCAGCCCGCCTCCACGAAGGGGTCCGTGGCCCTAGTCCAGTCCATGTGGGCTCTGGGGACCATGACTATTGTGTTCGGAGCaggacccccccaaaaaagacgCCTGCCCTAGTCATTCCAGAGGTGGGCTCCCGATGGAACGTCAAACGCCATCAGGATATCACCATCAAGCCTGTCTTGTCCCTGGGCTCAGTCACCTCTGTGCCTCCAGGCACAGCTGCCTCCCAGAAGCCACTTGATCACAGGACTAGCAGAGAGCAGGCAGATCCCCAAACTCCTTGCCTTGCCCCGTCTGCCTTGCTATCCCCTGAGGCCTCACCCTGCCGGAATGACACGAACACTAGGACTCTCCCTGATCCCTCAGCCAAGCAGCAGTCAGTGCGCTGTTATCGAAAAGCCTGCAGGTCAGCCAGCCCCCCAAGCCGGGGCTGGCAAGGCCGCCGTGGCCGCAGCAGCCGTTCTGTGAGCTCTGGGTCCACCCGGACCAGCGAAGCATCTTCCTCCTCATCCTCATCGTCGTCTTCCTCATCCCGATCCCGGTCCCGGTCCCTCTCCCCCCCACACAAGAGGTGGCGAAG GTCCAGTTGCAGTTCCTCTGGACGTTCCCGGAGatgctcttcctcttcctcctcatcttcctcctcctcatcatctAGTTCCCGAAGCCGGTCCCGCTCTCCATCTCCTCGCCGGAGAAGTGACAGGAGGCGGCG GTACAGTTCTTATCGTTCACACGACCATTACCAAAGGCAGAGAGTTCTGCAGAAGGAGCGTGCAATA GAAGAAAGAAGAGTGGTCTTCATTGGGAAGATACCTGGCCGCATGACTCGGTCAGAGCTGAAACAGAGATTCTCTGTTTTTGGGGAGATTGAGGAGTGCACCATCCACTTCCGTGTCCAAGG TGACAACTATGGCTTCGTCACTTACCGCTATGCCGAGGAGGCATTTGCAGCCATCGAGAGTGGCCACAAGCTGAGGCAGGCTGATGAACAGCCCTTTGATCTCTGCTTTGGGGGCCGCAGGCAGTTCTGCAAGAGAAGCTATTCTGATCTTG ACTCCAACCGGGAAGACTTTGACCCTGCTCCTGTAAAGAGCAAATTTGATTCTCTTGACTTTGACACATTATTGAAACAGGCCCAGAAGAACCTCAGGAGGTAA